DNA sequence from the Rhodohalobacter barkolensis genome:
GTGGATCAGATTAGGGGCGTGGATTCGGGGTATATTTTACGGCAGCTTTTGGAAAAGATGCTGGTTAAAGTTTCAGGCCGTGCCGATTCTCCGGGAAAACCGCTGCTCTATAAAACCACCGACTATTTTCTGAAGCATTTTGGGATCAACTCCGTGACGGAACTTCCAAAACCTCGCGAAATTGACGAAATCCTGAAGGATGACGACATGGCTGAACACCGCAGATTGCTGATGGAGCGGCAAATGGAGATTGATGAAAGCGATGAGGCCGATGAGATTCTGGAAGAGTTTCTGGAGAAGTTTAATGAAGATGATGAGTCACCCAATGATAATGGAGGGCAAACAACAGATGATCAAGAGGGTGAATCAGATGAGGTAAGTGGTGAGCAGGATGAGCCAAAACAGGGGGATTGAAATTGTCATTGAAAAGTGTGTATTTTAGTACACACTAAAATCAAGACTCAAACATAAAATCCTTGTCTGAAAAAAGTATCACAGCATCAGTTCTGTGGGATCGGTTTGGCATCAGTGTTTCTGTAATCTGTGCCATTCATTGCCTTTTTGTACCTATAAT
Encoded proteins:
- the scpB gene encoding SMC-Scp complex subunit ScpB produces the protein MLDFRFVDGTRLTSVVEALIFASPDPIPWDKLSSIIHESEEEVEPDERVIERIVDQLNSRYEENDLSFRIEKTGGGYTFVTQPRFHPWLSIFQHENAYRKLSQSAIETLAIVAYRQPITKPEVDQIRGVDSGYILRQLLEKMLVKVSGRADSPGKPLLYKTTDYFLKHFGINSVTELPKPREIDEILKDDDMAEHRRLLMERQMEIDESDEADEILEEFLEKFNEDDESPNDNGGQTTDDQEGESDEVSGEQDEPKQGD